A single region of the Pyxidicoccus trucidator genome encodes:
- a CDS encoding PH domain-containing protein, translating into MGLLDAMLGTASEVDAAKLQEEVGQVLAPTERVEKAFKVVRDLWVFTDKRLILVDKQGLTGSKAEYLSLPYKSITRFSIETAGTFDAEAELRIWVSGGGEPILKQFRKNSNILEVQRVLAACILK; encoded by the coding sequence ATGGGTCTTCTCGACGCAATGCTGGGCACCGCATCCGAAGTGGACGCCGCGAAGCTGCAGGAGGAGGTAGGGCAGGTCCTCGCCCCCACCGAGCGCGTGGAGAAGGCCTTCAAGGTGGTGAGGGACTTGTGGGTCTTCACCGACAAGCGGCTCATCCTCGTCGACAAACAGGGGCTCACCGGCTCCAAGGCGGAGTACCTGTCGCTGCCCTACAAGTCGATTACGCGCTTCTCCATCGAGACGGCCGGCACGTTCGACGCGGAGGCGGAGTTGCGCATCTGGGTGTCCGGCGGCGGTGAGCCCATCCTCAAGCAGTTCCGGAAGAACTCGAACATCCTCGAGGTGCAGCGCGTCCTCGCGGCCTGCATCCTGAAGTGA
- a CDS encoding 2OG-Fe(II) oxygenase produces MAAALRRKAPTISERVAGLDWERIAVDLDTQGCATVGSLLSLAECTALAETYASDTAFRSRVVMARHGFGRGEYKYFAYPLPDTVSSLRAALYPPLSGIANRWNETMGIDVRYPDAHAAFLARCHDAGQTRPTPLLLQYGEGDYNCLHQDLYGEHVFPLQVAFLLSVPGQDFTGGEFVLTEQRPRMQSRAEVVPLGQGDAVIFPVHHRPVKGTRGYYRVNLRHGVSRLRSGRRHTLGVIFHDAS; encoded by the coding sequence GTGGCCGCTGCCCTCCGCCGGAAGGCGCCCACCATCTCCGAGCGCGTGGCGGGACTCGACTGGGAGCGCATCGCAGTGGACCTGGACACACAGGGCTGCGCCACCGTGGGCTCGCTGCTTTCCCTCGCGGAGTGCACGGCGCTCGCGGAGACCTATGCCTCGGACACCGCGTTCCGCAGCCGTGTCGTCATGGCGCGGCACGGCTTCGGGCGTGGTGAGTACAAGTACTTTGCCTATCCGCTCCCCGACACGGTCTCCAGCCTCCGTGCGGCGCTGTATCCTCCGCTCTCGGGCATTGCCAATCGGTGGAACGAGACGATGGGAATCGACGTGCGCTACCCGGACGCGCATGCGGCCTTCCTCGCACGCTGTCATGACGCCGGGCAGACGCGGCCGACGCCGCTGCTCCTCCAATACGGTGAAGGCGACTACAACTGCCTCCACCAGGACCTCTACGGGGAGCACGTCTTCCCGCTCCAGGTCGCCTTCCTCCTCTCCGTTCCGGGACAGGACTTCACCGGCGGCGAGTTCGTGCTCACCGAGCAACGTCCCCGCATGCAGTCCCGCGCGGAGGTGGTGCCGCTGGGCCAGGGGGACGCCGTCATCTTCCCGGTGCATCACCGGCCCGTGAAGGGCACTCGTGGGTACTACCGCGTCAACCTGCGCCATGGCGTGAGTCGGCTGCGCTCTGGCCGCCGCCACACACTCGGCGTCATCTTCCACGATGCGAGCTGA
- a CDS encoding phospholipase D-like domain-containing protein, with protein MRRWAAVAVAAAVLTGCAAGCSKERSRPFELTGPVGSHGPGLAVALYQTVGVRMVPGNHIRWANNGAVFEAITDELKQAKTSINIVMFIWRPGRASDQVLKVLTERARDGVACRVLVDPLGSPTFEAQLKPRLEAAGCRAHLFRPLPADENLARNHRKLVIVDGRVAITGGLAIQDEWLGEGLKEKEWRDTNAWVRGPVVAQMQQAFAENWQETNGELLPASDFPTLSEPAPGLDGAGEGWAAFVGSTANPEVTRAERLTQLMVRAAQKRLWIAQSYFTPNDALLKQLVERARAGVDVRVLAPGDLNDQRVITVAQRAAYDELLEAGVRIWEYQPTMMHAKTMLVDDRLVLVGSINYDPLSFNVLEEGSLVLEDDEAARSMEAFFLEDLEHAKEVGAGRAAR; from the coding sequence ATGCGGCGATGGGCGGCGGTGGCGGTGGCGGCGGCGGTGCTGACGGGATGCGCGGCCGGCTGCTCGAAGGAGCGGTCCCGCCCGTTCGAGCTGACAGGGCCGGTGGGCTCGCACGGCCCGGGGCTCGCGGTGGCGCTCTACCAGACGGTGGGCGTGCGGATGGTGCCGGGCAATCACATCCGGTGGGCGAACAACGGCGCCGTCTTCGAGGCCATCACCGACGAGCTGAAGCAGGCAAAGACGTCCATCAACATCGTGATGTTCATCTGGAGGCCGGGGCGCGCGTCGGACCAGGTGCTGAAGGTACTGACGGAGCGGGCCCGTGACGGCGTGGCGTGCCGGGTGCTGGTGGATCCGCTGGGCAGCCCCACCTTCGAGGCACAGCTGAAGCCCCGGCTGGAGGCGGCCGGCTGCCGCGCGCACCTGTTCCGCCCGCTGCCCGCGGACGAGAACCTGGCGCGCAACCACCGCAAGCTGGTCATCGTCGACGGCCGGGTGGCGATTACCGGCGGACTGGCCATCCAGGACGAGTGGTTGGGCGAAGGGCTGAAGGAGAAGGAGTGGCGAGACACCAACGCGTGGGTACGGGGCCCCGTGGTGGCGCAGATGCAGCAGGCCTTCGCGGAGAACTGGCAGGAGACCAACGGCGAATTGCTGCCCGCGAGCGACTTCCCCACACTCTCCGAGCCGGCGCCTGGACTGGACGGCGCGGGCGAGGGCTGGGCCGCCTTCGTGGGCAGCACCGCGAATCCCGAGGTGACGCGCGCCGAGCGGCTCACCCAGCTCATGGTGCGCGCGGCGCAGAAGCGGCTGTGGATAGCGCAGTCGTACTTCACGCCGAACGATGCGCTGTTGAAGCAGTTGGTGGAGCGAGCCCGGGCCGGAGTGGACGTGCGGGTGCTGGCTCCCGGGGACTTGAATGACCAGCGGGTCATCACCGTGGCCCAGCGCGCGGCGTATGACGAGTTGCTGGAGGCGGGCGTGCGCATCTGGGAATACCAGCCGACGATGATGCACGCGAAGACGATGCTGGTGGATGACCGGCTCGTGCTGGTGGGCTCCATCAACTACGACCCACTGTCCTTCAACGTGCTGGAAGAGGGCTCGCTCGTGCTGGAGGACGACGAGGCCGCGCGGAGCATGGAGGCGTTCTTTCTCGAAGACCTGGAGCACGCGAAGGAGGTCGGCGCGGGGCGGGCGGCGCGCTGA
- a CDS encoding SDR family oxidoreductase: protein METPSRHLFVAGATGATGRTVMRQALARGVPVIAHVRPKSANSELAREWPLKAVVELSDTKTLVESMAGYTTVLQLIGTMRKRFDAGDTYVTSDIGTTAQLVEAAKRASVDHFVLLSSTGAGRPVGAYLKAKAEAERLVRESGIPWTVLRPPAFEGEYHQPIPLLRLFTRLPMLRNLRPIHLEQLAAVLLRVAELRGPLNAVLEGDSLWAEVEATGVKAP, encoded by the coding sequence ATGGAAACGCCGTCCCGTCACCTGTTCGTCGCAGGAGCCACCGGAGCCACAGGGCGCACGGTGATGCGACAGGCGCTCGCGCGCGGAGTGCCCGTGATTGCGCACGTGCGGCCAAAGAGCGCGAACAGCGAGCTGGCGCGGGAGTGGCCGCTCAAGGCGGTGGTGGAGCTGTCCGACACCAAGACCCTGGTTGAGTCGATGGCCGGGTACACCACGGTGCTCCAGCTCATCGGCACCATGCGCAAGCGCTTCGACGCGGGCGACACCTACGTGACGAGCGACATCGGCACCACGGCGCAGCTCGTGGAGGCGGCGAAGCGCGCGAGCGTGGACCACTTCGTGCTGCTCAGCTCCACGGGCGCGGGCCGGCCGGTGGGCGCGTACCTCAAGGCCAAGGCGGAGGCGGAGCGGCTGGTGCGAGAGAGCGGCATCCCCTGGACGGTGCTGCGCCCGCCCGCCTTCGAGGGCGAGTACCACCAGCCGATTCCCCTCCTCCGCCTCTTCACCCGACTGCCCATGCTGCGGAACCTGCGCCCCATCCATCTGGAGCAGCTCGCCGCCGTCCTGCTGCGCGTCGCCGAGCTGAGAGGCCCGCTCAACGCCGTGCTGGAGGGAGACAGCCTCTGGGCCGAGGTGGAGGCCACAGGCGTCAAGGCGCCCTGA
- a CDS encoding class I SAM-dependent methyltransferase: MTGVFVREVPLLTCPACAGTLVFHGQERDGRVFDGGLRCGGCGEAWKVERGLARLYREDAVRGTDRLMRVIYDGLPVLHDPLTAVLTPLLQSVTESRMRDRYMRRLELATLTPREDGQPVRVLEVGVGSGANLPLIRRELAHGLDVEVWGVDLSEGMLKHCRRRVRRAAYSNVRLMMADAHALPFPDGMFDRVLHVGGIGGYRQPARALAEMARVARRGTPLVVVDEQLDPAFRPSLLQRAAFRAITFYSKDPHCPRELLPHGAVSVIEEQVAPFYYCLSFRMPDAGAQPPESRSA, from the coding sequence ATGACGGGAGTCTTCGTCCGGGAAGTCCCGCTGCTGACCTGTCCGGCCTGTGCCGGCACGCTGGTGTTCCACGGGCAGGAGCGCGACGGCCGCGTCTTCGACGGCGGGCTGCGCTGTGGCGGCTGCGGCGAGGCCTGGAAGGTGGAGCGTGGCCTGGCGCGGCTGTATCGCGAGGACGCGGTGCGCGGCACGGACCGGCTGATGCGCGTCATCTACGACGGGCTGCCGGTGCTGCATGACCCGCTGACGGCGGTGCTGACGCCGCTGCTCCAGTCTGTCACCGAGTCGCGGATGCGGGACAGGTACATGCGCCGGTTGGAGTTGGCGACGCTGACGCCTCGCGAGGACGGGCAGCCGGTGCGGGTGCTGGAGGTGGGGGTGGGCTCGGGGGCGAACCTGCCGCTCATCCGGAGGGAGCTGGCACACGGGCTGGACGTGGAGGTGTGGGGTGTGGACCTGAGCGAGGGGATGTTGAAGCACTGCCGGCGGCGGGTGCGGCGCGCGGCGTACTCGAATGTGCGGCTGATGATGGCGGACGCGCACGCGCTGCCCTTCCCGGATGGAATGTTCGACCGGGTGCTGCACGTGGGAGGGATTGGCGGGTACCGGCAGCCGGCCAGGGCGCTGGCGGAGATGGCGCGCGTGGCGCGGCGTGGGACTCCGCTGGTGGTGGTGGACGAGCAGTTGGACCCGGCCTTCCGCCCCTCGCTGCTCCAGCGCGCGGCGTTCCGGGCGATTACGTTCTACTCGAAGGACCCGCACTGTCCTCGGGAGCTGCTGCCACACGGCGCCGTGTCTGTGATTGAGGAGCAGGTGGCGCCGTTCTACTACTGCCTGTCGTTCCGGATGCCGGACGCGGGGGCGCAGCCGCCGGAGTCGCGTAGCGCCTGA
- a CDS encoding serine/threonine-protein kinase produces the protein MRQPPLEPQLRPEDPVRRPMDGEVVGGRYRILGFLGRGGAGTVWRAQDLLAGPVAVKRLHRTLEDLARLPSGASTPSFAARHEMALSLAHEFQTLASVRHPHVISVLDYGFDAERRPYLAMDLLEDAQHLVQAGAGQPLATQVDLLLQTLKALAYLHRRGIIHRDLKPANVLVAHGQVKVLDFGLAVGREHVHRAQPGGTPGYLAPELFEDQPPSEVTDLFSVGAMACQMMFHRLPHAGKVEAPPGFPLALKALLERLVSPDARLRPRGANEVIAALCAATGQPLPQESAATRESFLQAARYVGRAREQVRLSGVLEDARRGHGAAWLVGGESGVGKSRLLEELRALALVRGAVVLRGQAVAAGSSPYQEWRPVVRWLSILTTLDEREASILKPLVPDLEALLGHSVPDPAELGAEMAQARLLQVVEDVFARLEQPTVVILEDLQWARSESLHLLSRLAMRATGQRLLLLGSFRDDEAPALPSQLPGLELLRLPRLDAVEISILSQSMIGAPGARPHLVELLRRETEGNPFFLVEVVRALAEEAGGLDRLGDMSLPERVVAGGVRRLVQRRLEKVPAPHRDLLRVAATHGRHVDVALLRKAAPRVDVERWLTDCAAAAVLDVADGRWRFAHDKLREGVLEELPATERPGLHRRVAEALEASHGGGSEWTAALCYHWGAAGDEVREAEYARRAGEDALRLGACREAVPFLTRALERVSARGGDPIALGHLEALLAEARFQLGELQAFRTHAEQALRHFGWRVPSSRMGWALATLGQVMLRLAQSARPEAYDEESEERRRMRRVAGRLLMRLTDAFIYAQEALPVLWSGLRTLNLCEPAGASSELARGYTNMAVVAGTVPVHPVAEAWVDRARDVAERVGSPADLAYVLCRNAVYGAYVARWAEVEAALGRAISIVDSVGDLRLAEECRALLTVTFLYQGKFSQGLPLMAWLEGSARRRGALQTQHWALHYQAHIHLRLGQQDKARAALEETLAWTEAQGGLTDRIIVDATLALLRLREGNARGAREAAEKALAKLSAGKPVAHFVYFGVMAVAEVLLTLWERDGGVDATLEGSAKAACKAVDAFAKVFPFGRPAALLWRGNEAWASGDAPRAWEMWRRCITVAAKKGTTYEEARARLELARHLPPEDPARRMHLQRAVELFTELGTRDELAWTRAEAVRSA, from the coding sequence ATGCGTCAACCTCCTCTCGAACCCCAGCTCCGTCCGGAGGACCCGGTGCGTCGTCCCATGGACGGCGAGGTGGTGGGCGGCCGCTACCGCATCCTCGGCTTCCTCGGGCGGGGCGGAGCGGGCACCGTGTGGCGGGCGCAGGACCTGCTCGCCGGCCCCGTCGCCGTGAAGCGGCTGCACCGGACGCTGGAGGACCTGGCGCGGCTGCCGTCGGGGGCGAGCACCCCTTCCTTCGCCGCGCGCCATGAGATGGCGCTGTCGCTGGCGCACGAGTTCCAGACGCTCGCGTCGGTGCGTCACCCGCACGTCATCAGCGTGCTCGACTACGGCTTCGACGCCGAGCGCCGGCCGTACCTGGCCATGGACCTGCTGGAGGACGCCCAGCACCTGGTGCAGGCCGGCGCGGGCCAGCCGCTGGCCACGCAGGTGGACCTGCTGCTGCAGACGCTGAAGGCGCTCGCGTACCTGCACCGGCGCGGCATCATCCACCGCGACCTCAAGCCCGCCAATGTGCTGGTGGCCCACGGGCAGGTGAAGGTGCTGGACTTCGGGCTCGCGGTGGGTCGCGAGCATGTGCACCGCGCGCAGCCGGGAGGGACACCGGGCTACCTCGCGCCGGAGCTGTTCGAGGACCAGCCGCCCTCGGAGGTGACGGACCTCTTCAGCGTGGGCGCCATGGCGTGCCAGATGATGTTCCACCGGCTGCCGCACGCCGGGAAGGTGGAGGCCCCGCCGGGCTTCCCCCTCGCGCTCAAGGCGCTGCTGGAGCGGCTGGTGTCGCCGGACGCGAGGCTGCGGCCGCGCGGCGCGAACGAGGTGATTGCCGCGCTCTGCGCCGCCACCGGCCAGCCCCTGCCGCAGGAGTCCGCCGCCACGCGCGAGAGCTTCCTCCAGGCCGCGCGCTACGTGGGCCGCGCCCGGGAGCAGGTGCGGCTGTCGGGCGTGCTGGAGGACGCGCGCCGGGGCCACGGCGCCGCGTGGCTGGTGGGCGGGGAGAGTGGCGTCGGCAAGTCGCGGCTCCTGGAGGAGCTGCGCGCGCTGGCGCTGGTGCGGGGCGCGGTGGTGCTGCGCGGCCAGGCGGTGGCCGCCGGCAGCAGCCCGTACCAGGAGTGGCGTCCGGTGGTGCGCTGGCTGTCCATCCTCACGACGCTGGACGAGCGCGAGGCCAGCATCCTCAAGCCGCTGGTGCCGGACCTGGAGGCGCTGCTGGGCCACTCCGTGCCGGACCCGGCCGAGCTGGGCGCGGAGATGGCGCAGGCGCGACTGCTCCAGGTGGTGGAGGACGTCTTCGCGCGGCTGGAGCAGCCCACGGTGGTCATCCTGGAGGACCTGCAGTGGGCGCGCAGCGAGTCGCTGCACCTGCTCTCCCGCCTCGCCATGCGCGCGACGGGGCAGCGGCTGCTCCTGCTGGGCAGCTTCCGCGACGACGAGGCGCCCGCGCTGCCGTCCCAGCTCCCGGGCCTGGAGCTGCTGCGGCTGCCCCGGCTGGACGCGGTGGAGATTTCCATCCTCAGCCAGTCGATGATTGGCGCGCCCGGCGCGAGGCCGCACCTGGTGGAGCTGCTGCGCCGCGAGACGGAGGGCAATCCCTTCTTCCTCGTGGAGGTGGTGCGCGCCCTGGCGGAGGAGGCTGGTGGGCTCGACAGGCTGGGCGACATGTCGCTGCCGGAGCGGGTGGTCGCGGGAGGCGTGCGCCGGCTGGTGCAGCGCCGGTTGGAGAAGGTGCCCGCGCCGCACCGGGATTTGCTCCGCGTGGCCGCCACCCATGGCCGCCATGTGGACGTGGCGCTGCTGCGGAAGGCGGCGCCCAGGGTGGACGTGGAGCGCTGGCTGACGGACTGTGCGGCGGCGGCGGTGCTGGACGTCGCGGACGGCCGCTGGCGCTTCGCGCACGACAAGCTGCGCGAGGGTGTGCTGGAGGAGCTGCCCGCCACGGAGCGTCCCGGGCTGCACCGCCGCGTGGCGGAGGCGCTGGAGGCGTCGCACGGCGGCGGCTCGGAGTGGACAGCGGCGCTCTGCTACCACTGGGGCGCGGCGGGCGACGAGGTGCGCGAGGCGGAGTACGCGCGGCGCGCCGGAGAGGATGCGCTGCGGCTGGGCGCGTGCCGCGAGGCGGTGCCCTTCCTGACCCGTGCGCTGGAGCGGGTGTCCGCGCGGGGGGGAGACCCCATCGCCCTGGGCCACCTGGAGGCGCTGCTGGCCGAGGCCCGCTTCCAGCTCGGGGAGCTGCAGGCGTTCCGCACGCATGCGGAGCAGGCGCTGCGTCACTTCGGCTGGCGGGTGCCGTCCAGCCGCATGGGCTGGGCGCTGGCCACGCTGGGACAGGTGATGCTGCGGCTGGCGCAGAGCGCCCGGCCGGAGGCGTATGACGAGGAGTCGGAGGAGCGGCGTCGGATGCGGCGGGTGGCGGGCCGGTTGCTGATGCGGCTCACCGACGCGTTCATCTACGCGCAGGAGGCGCTGCCGGTGCTCTGGTCCGGCCTGCGCACGCTGAACCTGTGCGAGCCCGCGGGCGCGTCGTCGGAGCTGGCGCGCGGCTACACCAACATGGCGGTGGTGGCGGGCACGGTGCCGGTGCACCCGGTGGCGGAGGCGTGGGTGGACCGCGCGCGGGACGTGGCCGAGCGCGTGGGCAGCCCCGCGGACCTGGCCTACGTGCTGTGCCGCAACGCCGTGTATGGCGCGTACGTGGCGCGGTGGGCGGAGGTGGAGGCGGCGCTGGGGCGCGCCATCAGCATCGTCGACTCGGTGGGTGACTTGCGGTTGGCGGAGGAGTGCCGGGCGCTGCTGACGGTGACGTTCCTCTACCAGGGGAAGTTCTCCCAGGGCCTGCCGCTGATGGCGTGGCTGGAGGGCTCGGCGCGGCGGCGGGGGGCGCTCCAGACGCAGCACTGGGCGCTGCACTACCAGGCGCACATCCACCTGAGGTTGGGCCAGCAGGACAAGGCGCGCGCCGCGCTGGAGGAGACGCTGGCGTGGACGGAGGCGCAGGGCGGCCTCACGGACCGCATCATCGTGGACGCCACGCTGGCGCTGCTGCGGCTGCGCGAGGGCAATGCCCGCGGGGCCCGTGAGGCGGCGGAGAAGGCGCTGGCGAAGCTGTCGGCTGGCAAGCCGGTGGCGCACTTCGTCTACTTCGGCGTCATGGCCGTGGCGGAGGTGCTGCTGACGCTGTGGGAGCGCGACGGCGGGGTGGACGCCACGCTGGAGGGCAGCGCGAAGGCGGCCTGCAAGGCGGTGGACGCGTTCGCGAAGGTGTTCCCCTTCGGGAGGCCGGCGGCCCTGCTGTGGCGCGGGAACGAGGCGTGGGCGTCGGGGGACGCGCCGCGCGCGTGGGAGATGTGGCGACGGTGCATCACCGTGGCGGCGAAGAAGGGCACGACCTACGAGGAGGCGCGGGCGCGGCTCGAGCTGGCGCGGCACCTGCCTCCGGAGGACCCGGCGCGGCGGATGCATCTGCAGCGCGCGGTGGAGCTGTTCACGGAGCTCGGCACCCGGGATGAGCTGGCCTGGACGCGGGCGGAGGCGGTCCGGAGCGCATGA
- a CDS encoding class I SAM-dependent methyltransferase, protein MESPSLELELSPEVHAGQAVYTRWTLRVLYDVGVLGYSNRFVWKCPTATQLEWYDTNVSANHLDVGVGTGYYTARCRYPSPSPRLALMDLNANSLEHAAGRAARYSPELYRRNVLDPIDFDAPRFDSIGLNCLLHCLPGSMDEKAVVFDHLRLLLNPGGCVFGSTLLQGDVPRSAQARFLMRTYNRKGIFSNEQDTRESLERALRKRFKESHVTVQGCMALFRARA, encoded by the coding sequence ATGGAATCGCCCTCTCTGGAACTGGAGCTGTCGCCCGAGGTGCATGCGGGCCAGGCCGTGTACACGCGGTGGACGTTGCGGGTGCTCTATGACGTAGGCGTGCTGGGTTACTCCAACCGCTTCGTCTGGAAGTGCCCCACCGCGACGCAGCTGGAGTGGTACGACACGAACGTGTCCGCCAACCACCTCGACGTGGGCGTGGGCACCGGCTACTACACCGCGCGCTGCCGCTATCCCTCTCCCTCGCCGCGTCTGGCATTGATGGACCTCAATGCCAACAGCCTGGAGCACGCCGCCGGCCGCGCCGCGCGCTACTCGCCAGAGCTGTACCGGCGCAACGTGCTCGACCCCATCGACTTCGATGCTCCGCGCTTCGACTCCATCGGGCTGAACTGCCTGCTGCACTGCCTGCCCGGCTCGATGGACGAGAAGGCCGTCGTCTTCGACCACCTTCGCCTCCTGCTCAACCCTGGCGGCTGCGTCTTCGGTTCCACCCTGCTCCAGGGGGACGTGCCCCGGAGCGCCCAGGCCCGCTTCCTGATGCGCACCTACAACCGCAAGGGCATCTTCTCCAACGAGCAGGACACGCGGGAGTCACTGGAGCGCGCGCTCCGCAAGCGCTTCAAGGAATCCCACGTCACCGTGCAGGGCTGCATGGCCCTCTTCCGCGCTCGCGCCTGA
- a CDS encoding exopolysaccharide biosynthesis protein, translating to MSTPSSSTPSSAGFSDTQVQLSSTLRALAARLPESLTVRELMQACGEQGLLLFCCILTFPFLLPVSIPGVSTVFGALIVLIGVGVTFNRMPWLPRKLLEKPLTRASLGPALDKGADVFSKYVDRLSKPRLLALTHGSSTNRFNGFMLFAAGLLLMAPFGFVPFSNTLPALAALFFAIGILQRDGYFILMGHGMTLGTVVYFTALIYGAIQGGRGLASLIGG from the coding sequence ATGTCCACGCCCTCCTCCTCGACGCCCTCGTCCGCAGGCTTCTCGGACACCCAGGTCCAGCTCTCCTCCACGCTCCGCGCCCTGGCGGCGCGGCTGCCGGAGTCACTCACCGTCCGTGAGTTGATGCAGGCCTGTGGCGAGCAGGGGCTGCTGCTCTTCTGCTGCATCCTCACGTTCCCCTTCCTCCTGCCGGTGTCGATTCCGGGCGTGTCCACGGTGTTCGGCGCGCTCATCGTCCTCATCGGCGTGGGCGTGACGTTCAACCGGATGCCGTGGCTGCCGCGGAAGCTGCTGGAGAAGCCGCTCACGCGCGCGAGCCTCGGCCCCGCGCTGGACAAGGGCGCCGACGTCTTCTCCAAGTACGTGGACCGGCTGAGCAAGCCGCGCCTGCTGGCCCTCACCCATGGCTCCAGCACCAACCGCTTCAACGGCTTCATGCTCTTCGCGGCGGGCCTGCTGCTCATGGCGCCGTTCGGCTTCGTGCCGTTCAGCAACACGCTGCCCGCGCTCGCGGCCCTCTTCTTCGCCATCGGCATCCTGCAGCGCGACGGCTACTTCATCCTCATGGGCCACGGCATGACGCTGGGCACCGTCGTCTACTTCACCGCCCTCATCTACGGCGCCATCCAGGGCGGCCGGGGTCTGGCCAGCCTCATCGGCGGCTGA
- a CDS encoding DUF2381 family protein: MFSPGAWTMAAVLLLGTAALAQPQGAKRWRRVERSVSVSAGTAESVQRLRLAPQVVTTVLFDSDVVLEVADPEALRGLFTRLELETDHLVLKPAVAMPEKGVPPLVVRFTDGAAPAHLVLELTTDGDEVDAVVEVRRRPASAEQLEAELVELRSQCAALESRLATGRRPVPQEGLAAAILSGAIGHRSVVWRWVDNLGVGQGLKALRLDTYRSGEWVALALELENRRGQETWVPGLARLTRLDADGRRTNEVLEAPVQLAEARLRPGQSARAVVQWRARVDGAPTAWALEVLDAPGRRGVRWSRVEL, from the coding sequence GTGTTTTCCCCTGGCGCATGGACGATGGCGGCGGTGCTCCTGCTGGGTACGGCGGCCCTGGCGCAGCCGCAGGGCGCGAAGCGGTGGAGGCGCGTCGAGCGAAGCGTGTCCGTGAGCGCGGGCACCGCGGAGTCCGTCCAGCGGCTCCGGCTGGCGCCCCAGGTGGTGACGACGGTGCTCTTCGACTCGGACGTCGTGCTGGAGGTGGCGGACCCGGAGGCCCTGCGCGGGCTGTTCACCCGCCTGGAGCTGGAGACCGACCACCTGGTGCTCAAGCCGGCCGTCGCAATGCCGGAGAAGGGCGTGCCTCCGCTGGTGGTGCGGTTCACGGATGGCGCGGCCCCTGCGCACCTCGTGCTGGAGCTCACGACGGACGGCGACGAGGTGGACGCGGTGGTGGAGGTGCGCAGGCGGCCAGCCTCGGCGGAGCAACTGGAGGCGGAGCTGGTGGAACTGCGCAGTCAGTGCGCGGCGCTGGAGTCGCGGCTGGCCACAGGGCGCAGGCCCGTGCCCCAGGAGGGGCTCGCGGCTGCCATCCTCTCCGGTGCCATCGGACACCGGAGCGTCGTCTGGCGGTGGGTGGACAACCTGGGCGTCGGGCAAGGGCTGAAGGCCCTCAGGCTCGACACCTACCGCTCCGGCGAGTGGGTGGCCCTCGCCCTGGAGCTGGAGAACCGGCGAGGGCAGGAGACCTGGGTGCCCGGCCTGGCGCGGCTGACGCGACTGGACGCGGACGGGCGCCGCACGAACGAGGTGCTCGAAGCGCCGGTGCAGTTGGCGGAGGCGCGGCTGCGGCCAGGGCAGAGCGCCCGGGCGGTGGTGCAGTGGAGGGCACGGGTGGACGGCGCGCCCACTGCCTGGGCGCTGGAGGTGCTGGACGCGCCTGGCCGCCGGGGCGTGCGCTGGTCACGGGTGGAGCTGTAG